DNA sequence from the Hemibagrus wyckioides isolate EC202008001 linkage group LG20, SWU_Hwy_1.0, whole genome shotgun sequence genome:
cctaaactttatttttattttatatgtatatatttattagaaattttacgttataaaaaaatttatattataatttattgctAGAATTTGTATCAATTAGTTATAATGTtgaacattacaaaaaaaaaattttattattgtaattaatgctgattattttttttataactcaTAGATTTGCCATTGCTTATTTCCTTGGTgctgaaaatgtatttatattttatttttttttaatgattttcatGGTCTAGCTGGGTGTCATGACGTACACGGATCTGTCGAAGCAAAGCCCAGAGACTCAAGCAGCCGTTGAACAGGAAATCAGGACGCTTCTGAGAGTAAGCTTCGTCCTCAGCGTCCACCGATTCACCCCATATACATACGTTCACATCATCAGAATCCAATCACACGTCgttattttcttttcctcccaGGATTCGTACGAGCGCGCTAAAGCTCTCCTGAAGGCTCGTGCAAAAGAGCACAAGAACCTGGCAGAGGCTTTGCTGAGGTATGAGACGCTGGATGCCAGAGAGATTCAGATGGTCTTGGAGGGGAAGACGTTGGACAGCAGATGAgtctcgctgtgtgtgtgtgtgtgtgtgagagacacaaTGTACATAAGCAATACAAGCTTCGGCTTCTTATGTACGTCAAGCTGAACAATGATGTTTAAATTCACACTACTCCCTAATTCCCACTCGCCTAAAGGCATTCCCACTACGTTCTCCACAGTGGAGAGGTGACGTATGCAGAGAAAATGTGACGTGTTATCGCTGCTCGTGGTGGCCTTTAGGATAACATACGGGACATTTGACGCACTTTGTAGGAACGATGAATGTGTTTATAGTACACACTGTCTTTGGGGGGGGGGCACAGCATGCTGGATCATTCGCTCAGAATTCCATAGGAAGATCTACAGATCAATACACGATACTGACTTGACCAAAGACGGGCTTTCACAAAGAAGAAATCAGAAGCatgatgtatatctggagaaaACACTGTAGTCAGAATACTCGCAAGGACAACCAGTGTGTCTGAAAAGGTCATTTCATGTAGTTCTCATTTCCATCATTCATGGTGTCcatgaaattaaaataagagACAATATCATTAATAATGTACATATGCTGTATTATGTATTTGGGGGAgaaaaaactatatataaaagCCATACACAATCCTAAAACCTCTAAAGGTTGCTGGTTATCTGTGTGTTGCTGCAGAAATAATTCTTAAAGATAAGTACAGTTTGGTTTGGTCAACCATTATCCTTCCTTCATCCAGTCTACCTTTAGTCCTGTATATATCAATAAACTTGTGTTATGTTGGAACATTTTATCTTTGTATATAGATGTATAGAAGAATGTAAGCTTGGGGtttgatggatttttatttaaagttgagCTTGTGTATCGTGAATGATGAAtgagtgggggaaaaaatgaataaaaaatgatatgaaaaaaatgattttgaaggatttatttttgtgtcttaTCATACATGGAATTGAATCTCATACATTTTAAAAGATTACATATTATATCTTTCGGCTgttccctgttcggggtcgcaacagcggatcatttggtcagcatgtttcgatttggcacaggttttacgccggatgccttTCCTGATACATCCCTTCCATTTTatcttgggaccagcactgagagtggctgggttagtggcgtgcccaggaatcaaacctgggCCATGGCAacgagagcacaggatcctgccactggaccaccaggaggcttacACATTATTGCAGTGAACAGAcaaattatttaacatttcacagAATTTCTGAAAAGTCGGTGATCTCTACAGCTTGAGACATCACATGAAGATTTCTGGATTCATGATCCAAAAGATGAGGAGGAAATTTTGCTAATTTTCTTAAACACAACATTTGAATTtagtacaaaaataaaatacaaaaatatttttggtCATTCTGGTCACTGTATTTGCAAACAGCACTAATAAAGACAGTAAATAAAACAACCATTAATTAAAACTTGATGCAAAATCCAGAAAAGGTTAAAAACACCGGGATGAAGGCAACGCTGTGAAGCAAACCCAACAAAATGACCAGAAACATGATGGTGAAGAAGGTTTGGAAGATGTAGCTTACTGATACAGAGAGGACAGCTACCCCGAGAATTGTCGAAAGAGCCCCCTGTAGTATGGGATAGCCCAGATGTGACAGCGCCTCCACAGCTTTATCGTTGACGCTAGGCTTAGTGCTGGATACGAACGTGTAAGAGATATGAGCTGAGAAATCCACAGAGAACCCAATACTAATGACCAGGTTGATCATTGAAATGGAGTCCAAGTTGATACCTAGCAACCCCATGAAGCCTGCGACTCCTACGATGACTGATCCGATGGCAAAAGTGACCCATAAAGCACAAACCGGACTTGGGATGAGTATAAACGAGATGACGAGCATCACCGCAGTAGCTATGCTAACGGTCTGAATAGTGTTGCTTGCAATCACAGTGTATTGATCGTAATATATAAAGGCAGGATGGTAGACCACTAAAGGGAACTGGCAAGTTTGGGCGGTTTTTCTTAACGTTTCTAGCAGGATCTTCTCCGACGGAACGTTAACCATTTGAAGAAATATGCGTGAGGCTCGAATTGTATCGTAGGTCATGTTGACGTCCAATCTGAGCATCGGTTGCCCTTGTAGAAATTGGTGCAGATGTTCCATAAATTTAACTTTGGACCTgatgttgagatgcttttctttgGCGTAGCTCTCAAAAGAATGAAGCCAAGAGGTACTCAAATTCCCGGCAAAAGGAAGGCCTTGGAATTCCAAAATGCAAGATTCCAGTTGAGCTCGTTCTACTTCCTTCCAATACGGAAACGTCGCGTTGACTCCCAGCATGATGACCGGACCGTACTGGGCAAAGTGAGTCTTTTCGTCTTTGTAGTATCTGACCACATACGATTGATCCACGGCCAGGTTCTTCAGGTCAATCCCTTCTTTGATTGTAGTGCATCCGTAGATACTGGTAGCGATATAGCCGAGGTAAAGGAGAACCACTGTTGCTTTGGCGAAACGTGTGGTCAAAAAAGGTCCGTAGTACTTCCTGAAGAACAATTTCATCAAGTGTTCATCTTCAGTTCCAGTTTCGTGGTTGTAGGTTCCCCCAACACAGCAAGCAACATAAGCTTTGGACGATCCTGGCAAGCTTTCTTCTGGAATTTTGAGGCACGTCAACCAGTGCTGATTGCTTTCCTCTCTTTTGCCATTCAATGCCAAGCACGCGCCAAAGAACGTGACGTTAAAGAGGTAGCAGAACAAGATGGCCGTCCCTGCATACAGGCAGAAGGACTGTACCGACCCGAAGGGGTTGCAGTAACTGAGGTAAAATGCCACAACGTCAGTCAAGGTGGTGATCGTGATGGAGATGGCTGCTTCTCTGTAGGTCGCAGCCATACGCTCTTCAACACTGTCTTGGACGTTGGTCTGCTGCCAGCAGGAGATCATGATGAACATATCATCAATGCCAATCCCTGAAAAAGTCGATGTTGTAGCAATTCATGCACCATACCTTTAGAAAAACTTACTCATGAAGTGAATGTGGATAGGAAGTGCCTTACCGAGTACCAGGAATGGAGAAGATGCCACGGTTATGACGAATGGGACATCCATTAGCAAGAGTACGCCGAACCCTGAAAGCACGGCTAGTCCGGTTGAGATTACTCCGAGACAGGCAACCCAAACTTTATTCCTCACGTTGTCCAGCCTACAGAGTAAAGTAAATCAGAGCACTGTGAAGTTATTAGTCATTTTATATTCTGCTAGTAATTCAAATAAAACTAATGAATGTGACACAAACCTTATACATGACAGCACTGAAAACAGAATGGCGATAAAGTAGGTGATGGAAAACAGCTCTGTGACCGACTCAGTGCTCTTCTCGAATTCTTGTTGCCTTGATATGGATGTGAAATAGGACACCTGGAAGGAAGCCCACACACTAATGAGTCCATGGGTTATGACCGTTAGTGCTTTCTAAATACCCTCTAAAATTGTGTTTCTGTTCGGGGATCTTAGTTTTGTCCTTGTTTGTCCAAAATTCAGAACAGTTTGGTTGAAACTGAATAGGTAAATTTAGTAGGTGTGATGAAGCAAAATTATCACTAACCTCAGCTAGATTTCGCTACCATCCTAAGATATGCATAAAGTACGAGAATTAGATATGTTAGAACTAAGCTCTATAGGAAGATCCTGGTCAGTGGGATCTGGAGCCTACCCTGGGATGTGCCCTGGATAGTACACTAGTGTCGTACCTTGGGACAATTCAGTCTCCCTGTTTaacctaccagcatgttttggATGAAAACCTGAGAATCTGGAGGTAACCCAAACTGACAGGAAGAACCTGAACCAGGAACTCAGGTTAAGGAGGTGATGATTGAACCTATATGCTTGCCGTCTATCAATGTCTCCTAACACACCTGCTTATTCTGGTGAATCTTAAATCTAATGGTACAAGAAAAGCATCAAATTCCACTAATTTCTGGACATACAGGACTTTGCAAGTTGGAGCTCATGAGATAAAGAGGTAAAGGAATCTTGACGTACCTGCGTCACATACGTTGACTTGTTGCTTAGAAGATTTAGAAAGTCCTCCAACCAAGCGTTCTCCAGCACGCTATTAGTTTGGCGTAGGTAGTAAACGAGTCTTACTGCCTTGGCACTCCGAACAAATCCATCCCCGTCCACTTCTACCTGCCCGACCGAATGTTCTAGATGAACAGTGCCGAGTGTGTTATCGTGATAGACAGGAAAAGTCAGGTTGAACCTCTGGATGTTGCTTGCATTGTAGTCCAAAACCTTGAGAAGAATGTTCTCTTGACAGGATTTGTTCGCTCGAGCACAAACTTCGCCGTAGGAAAATTCCAGTCCTTCATATTCCACAGTCATCTTCCTCACATGGTCGTCCACGTGCAGGATTTCGGCGAGAGCATCTTCGCTGAGGACATTCTTCTCACAGGTGAAGACTGCAGATGCATACGTACCGTCAGTGCTCAGTCTCAGAGCAGAAAACAAgttgtcatcatcatcgtcgtcatcatcatcatcattatctttgTCATTGCTGCTTTGGAAAAAAGTCTCAAAGAAATGCTTCTCGGTCTTTGCTTGACCATCACGTGGTGTGAACTGTGCCACAATGTCATTAGACTTCCTGTCCTCGAGAAAGTAGAACCCGACCCCGAGAGCTGCAGACAGACTCATGGGGATGACGATGAACCACCATGGATGCCGTCCGATGAATCTGCCAACCCTTTCCAGACAAGATCGGACCGGTTTCTCTACACAGTTTGTGGTGAACACCATGGTAACTATAACGACTTGATATACTCTGATCACTTAGGATGAACTTTTCACACCGATACCTATTAACCAGTATTGACCATTTCAAGCCCTACCTTTCTGTTACCTCCTGTTACTTCTGTCCTTCTCCTTCTGGTGCTTCCTGAACTCCAGTCAGAGACACATCAACCTCTCTTCCTCCTGTTCCAGGGTTTTCTGCTCTAACAGACACTGACCCAACTCATGTCAAGCTTCATATTGAGATCATACTCTGACTCTGGTGTATCAGGAGGAGAGAACCTGAAACTTTCAGATGATCACACCAACCTTACACTGAGTTGATTGAGTTGAAGCACTGAGGAGGAACACAAAGGTTTTTCTTTAACTCCCCGTTATCTTATAACTCCAAGAACAATTAGGGATTGTCTCCTGAATGATCAGATAATAGCCAAGCTTTCTCTGAATGGAGCAGTCATTTTCTAATGCAGTGATCAGGTATCTCCTGTTTCCCTGGAGGCCATTAAGCACTTTGGGAATGAAACAATTGGTCTTTTGTTCCTGGATAAGGAAATCTATCCTCAGGAAAATGGGCATGCTGATTAATCCAAAAGGGAGATGGATACACTTGATTCCTTTAGTTTTTCCTTTTGTTCTGTGTGAGGGCCTATTTAAGAATGTTTATTATGAACAAAAGCAAAGATTTTGTTGTGGTATTTTCCTTATGACTTTTtctgtcagacttctgaaatgGAAAAGGTATTCCAAAATAGCTGAGGTCAAATCTGAAGCATTAAAGTAGTAGAATTCtagctgtgttttgtttttacttaaagtatgatatataaataaagtctaTACTCAGTTAATCTGACTTTTAAAAGTGTTAGGTTTGATTTAAGTAGCTTTTTACTTAATGTTTGGTCAAATAAATCCTAATTTCTTAACAAATCACTATCATTATATTTGTGCTTAATATTTGAAGAtttagatatacactatattgctgcaagttttgggacactcctccaaatcattgagttcaggtgttgtttttcaggggttgggctcggccccttagttccagtgaaaggaactcttaatgcttcagcttcataccaagacattttggacaatttcatcccactttgtgggaacagtttggggatgaccccttcctgttccaacatgactgcacaccagtgaccaaagcaaggtccataaagacatggatgagtgagtttggtgtggaggaacttgactaagcctgcacagagtcctgacctcaaccccacagaacacctttgggatgaattagagcagagactgagagccagaccttctcgtccaacatcagtgcctgacctcacaaatgcgtttctagaggaacggtcaaaaattcccataaacacactctaaaccttgtggaaagccttcctagaagagttgaagctgttatagctgcaaagggcaggacaactccatattacattcatgtgcatgtaaaggcagacgtcccaaaacattgTGCATTATGAATAGAGTTTCTTATATTTTTCTTACTGTTTAGAGGAATGTGAATACCTGATCTggtgaataaaaatatatacactatattgccaaaagtattcgctcacctgccttgagtcgcatatgaacttaagtgacatcccattcctaatccatagggttcaatatgacgtcggtccaccctttacagctataacagcttcaactcttctgggaaggctgttcacaaggtttaggagtgtgtttatgggaatttttgaccattcttccagaagcgcatttgtgaggtcacacactgatgttggacgagaaggcctggctctcagtctccgctctaattcatcccaaaggtgttctatcgggttgaggtcaggacaccagactctgtcatccatgtctttatggaccttgctttggtcactggtgcacagtcatgttggaagaggaaggggccagctccaaactgttcccacaaagttgggagcatggaattgtccaaaatgtcttggtatgctgaagcattcagagttcctttcactggaactaaggggctgagcccaacccctgaaaaacaaccccacaccataatcccccctccaccaaactttacacttggcacaatgcagtcagacaagtaccgttcacctggcaaccaccaaacccagactcgt
Encoded proteins:
- the LOC131370803 gene encoding patched domain-containing protein 3; this encodes MVFTTNCVEKPVRSCLERVGRFIGRHPWWFIVIPMSLSAALGVGFYFLEDRKSNDIVAQFTPRDGQAKTEKHFFETFFQSSNDKDNDDDDDDDDDDNLFSALRLSTDGTYASAVFTCEKNVLSEDALAEILHVDDHVRKMTVEYEGLEFSYGEVCARANKSCQENILLKVLDYNASNIQRFNLTFPVYHDNTLGTVHLEHSVGQVEVDGDGFVRSAKAVRLVYYLRQTNSVLENAWLEDFLNLLSNKSTYVTQVSYFTSISRQQEFEKSTESVTELFSITYFIAILFSVLSCIRLDNVRNKVWVACLGVISTGLAVLSGFGVLLLMDVPFVITVASSPFLVLGIGIDDMFIMISCWQQTNVQDSVEERMAATYREAAISITITTLTDVVAFYLSYCNPFGSVQSFCLYAGTAILFCYLFNVTFFGACLALNGKREESNQHWLTCLKIPEESLPGSSKAYVACCVGGTYNHETGTEDEHLMKLFFRKYYGPFLTTRFAKATVVLLYLGYIATSIYGCTTIKEGIDLKNLAVDQSYVVRYYKDEKTHFAQYGPVIMLGVNATFPYWKEVERAQLESCILEFQGLPFAGNLSTSWLHSFESYAKEKHLNIRSKVKFMEHLHQFLQGQPMLRLDVNMTYDTIRASRIFLQMVNVPSEKILLETLRKTAQTCQFPLVVYHPAFIYYDQYTVIASNTIQTVSIATAVMLVISFILIPSPVCALWVTFAIGSVIVGVAGFMGLLGINLDSISMINLVISIGFSVDFSAHISYTFVSSTKPSVNDKAVEALSHLGYPILQGALSTILGVAVLSVSVSYIFQTFFTIMFLVILLGLLHSVAFIPVFLTFSGFCIKF